GCTTGTAGTCCCAAAGGGTTCGCCATAAGCTCCAACATTTGAAACTTTTAACTTGTTTTTACCATCAATAATTAGGTCACAAGCAAACTTATACAGATATGGACTAAGCAGTGTTACAGTCATCTTGTCCTTATCGTCAAACAAGCCGTAACCAACCACAGAGGTATAAGTTTTACTAGTGTTGTTGTTACTAAAAATATTGATGCCATAGACATCACTTCCGCTAGCCTTTGAAAATGGCGTATGCGTTACATTGAAATCGCCTAACAGATTAAGCGATATTGTATAAGGTACAGACTTCTCTTCTGTAGGAGTTGGAGAAATACTGTTTCCTCCGCCTTTACTACAAGAAATGAAAGCTGTGACTGCACATACAGCAATCACACTTAATGCAATTTTTTTAATCATAATATATTAGTTTAATTTTGGTTACCACACAAAAAATAAAGCGCGGACTAAACTTATTGATTTAGAAGCACGACCAAGCGCTTTGCCCTCAATAGATCTAGTCCGCGCAATTTGCGCGGAGAGACTACTGCAGGAGAGGGCATAAAAAATTGGTCGTTTTCTAAATCTCCAACAATAGCTTTCGCTATATTTTATGTACAAATATAATGATATTTCTCATGTATTGTATTGTGTCACAGTTTTAAAAGGAAAGGTATTCAACAGCCAGCTGTGCTGGCTGCAGAGCGGTGCGGCACAAAGCACCGCACCGCCTCGTGGTTTGACGCGCTGTCGCGCGAAGATGCACGCTCCCTACGGTCGCGGGCAAAAAAAATAACGGGCGAAAAACGCCCGCTATTTTTTTACCTTGTTATCGTAAATCTATCGTGATTAAAAGTATCCTTCAAAAATCTTCCCGGCCTCTTCTCTGGTTAATATTGAGCAATTGCCGCTGAAGCTGGCGCCGATTTCTATGCCGACATGGATGGTCTTGAGGTTGCCTTTGTAAACAGCCTTGCTCTTGAAACTGGCAGAATGTGAGGCGGTGATATCTCCGGTAGCTTTGCCGTAAATATCTGCATTTCTGCAAATTATCTTGCCGGTAATCTTCCCCTTCTCACCAACGACAAGCTTACCAAGCGTAACAATATCGCCCTCAAGAGTGCCGTCAATTCTGATATCAGAATGAGTAATCAAATTGCCTTTGAAAGTTGTCTCTTCCGCAATCCTGCTAACATCATTTACCGCAGGAACAGATGTGCCGCCAGTTAATTTTGCCATTTTGTAATTATTTAAAGCTCACCGGATTACTCCGTTATTTAAAATTCCGCTAAGATTCAATCGCCTCCGCAGCATCTTTAATTCCCTCGCTCATAGTCGGATGCGGGAACACCGTATTAGCCACCTGCTCAGCAGTTGCGCCAAGATTCATTGCAAGCACCATGCCTCCGATAATCTCCGTTACATCAGCTCCAATCAGGTGAACACCAATAAGTTTATCCGTTTTAGCATCAGAAATAAGTTTCACAAAACCGTCAGTCTTGCCGGCGGCAGTTGCCTTTCCGGATGCGGTAAACATAAATTTTCCAACCTTATATTCAATTCCAAGTTCCTTTGCTTTCTGCTCTGTAAGTCCGGCAGAAGCAATTTGAGGAGAGGTATATGTTGCACCCGGAATATGCTTATAATCAATCGGATGGAACTTTGCACCAGGTTTGCCTTCAAGCTCGGCGATATGCGCAACACATGCAAGCGCCTCAGCAGAAGCCACATGCGCAAGTGCAGGAGTGGCAATCACATCCCCTATCGCAAAGACACCGCCGTCATTTTGCCCAACACATTTTCCGTTAGCATCACACGCGCAGTAAAACTCATTCACCGCAATCTTGCCTCTCTCCATCTTCACTCCAAGCCCTTCAAGTCCCAGATTATCAGTATTTGGCGCAACACCAACCGCGCACAAAACTCTCTCAACATTTATAGTTTCTATACCTTTTTTGGTCTCGACAGTTAATTCACAGTTGTCTCTCTCTGCTCC
The window above is part of the Bacteroidales bacterium genome. Proteins encoded here:
- a CDS encoding polymer-forming cytoskeletal protein, which codes for MAKLTGGTSVPAVNDVSRIAEETTFKGNLITHSDIRIDGTLEGDIVTLGKLVVGEKGKITGKIICRNADIYGKATGDITASHSASFKSKAVYKGNLKTIHVGIEIGASFSGNCSILTREEAGKIFEGYF